The Streptomyces sp. ALI-76-A nucleotide sequence AGCCCGGCCCCGGCTGCTGCCACACCGGCCCCGGCTGCGGCCACTGCGGCTGCGACGGCGGTGGCGGAGGCGGTGGCGGTTGCTGTTCGCCCCCCGGACCTGGATACCCGTACGTCATGAGACCCCCCACGGTCAGTGCCATGAACGTTCCGTGCGATGAACGTTCTGTGTGATCGGAGAGGGACACGGTAAGCCCTTGCGCGCGGGAGCTCACCGCCGGGCACGGCGGAACGCATGGACAGGGGGCGTTGCGGGCCGCTCGTGGAGGCCCGCAACGCCCCCTGGTCTTTCACCTGAGGAGTGCTCAGGAGGACTGGTGGGGCTACGAGTTGACCTGCGTGGTCACCAGGCTGGAGAAGGTGGTCAGCCGGGTGTAGACACCCGGGTACCCGGCCGCCGCGCAGCCCTCACCCCAGGAGGTGATCCCCGCCAGGACGCCCCCGATGAGCAGGGGACCACCGCTGTCGCCCTGGCAGGTGTCGACGCCGCCGGAGGTGTATCCGGCGCAGACCATCTCGCTCGCGATGAAGTCGGAGCCGTAGGAACTCGCACAGCTGGTGTTGGACACCGTCGGGACGGTCGCGGTGCGCAGCTGGTTGGAGGAGCTGCCGCCGGCCGAGGTGGTGCCCCAGCCGACGATACGGGCGGTGGTGCCGGCCGCGTACACGCTCGTCTGGGAGGAGGAGACGTAGGAGGCCGTGGTGTACGGCATCGACGTCGACAGCGTCAGCACGGCCACGTCGTCGCCGTTGGTGGCGTCGGTGTAGCTCGGGTGGATCCAGATCTTGCTGACTCTGGCGACCGTGCCGTTCGTACCGTTCAGGTAGGTGCGGCCGCCGACCACACGGACGCCGCTGGTGGTCTCGCCGACCATGCAGTGGGCCGCGGTGACGACCTTGGTGGGTGACACCAGGGTGCCGCCGCAGAACTGGTTCTGCGAGGCGTCCGTGATCTGCATCATGAACGGGTACGCGGTCGTCGTGGTCGTCGTACCGCCGACGATGGGCTGCGGGGCGGCGACGGCGGCGGGGGCGCCGAGCAGGGCGGTGGCGGCGGCAGCGGCGGTGGCCGCCACGACGGCGGCGGTCTTCTTGGCGCGGTTGAGCCCGAACATGACACTCCTCAAGGGGAAATCGCCGGTGGGGGGTCGCCCGGGTGGGGGGTGTACGAGGGTCGCGGGACCGACCCTCATGTCACCGGGCGAGCGGCACGTCCCTTACGCTAGGACCCGGCCGTTGCCTCCCCAATGAGGGAACCCCCTAAGGGAGTTGGGCAGGGAAAACCCTCGGTCGGCCCCGGGCAAACCCGGTGCGACGGGAAGCAACACCCCGGAAACCGACGGGACTCACGTCACATCCGCGGGACTCACGTCACCTGCGCGGGACTACGTCGGACGACGGCCCGCCGCCAGTCTGACGATGTCGACCCGCGATCGGATCCCCAGCTTGCGGTAGACCCGGGTCAGGGTCGCCTCCACCGTCTTGACGCTGATGAACAGCCGCCCGGCGATCTCCCGGTTGGTCGCGCCCTCCATGACCAGCGCGGCGACCTGACGCTCCATCGCGGCCAGCCCGTCCAGCGCGTCCAGCGCGGGGGAGGGGGCCACGACCGGCTCAGCCGGCGCCGGCACCGCGGCGGCCTCCACCTGCCGCAGCCAGGGCAGCGCCCGGCAGCGCCGGAACAGCCGCGCCGCCTCGTCGTACGACGCCGGTCCGGGCCGGCGCGTGCGCAGCGCGGCCAGCGCGAACGCCGCCCGCGCCTCCTCCAGGCCGTAGCCCAGCTTCGCGAGCCGGTCCTGAGCCGACGTCAACTGCGCGAGTGCCGCCTCGTGTTCACCGCGCGCCGCGCGCACCTGCGCCTCCGCCCGGTCCAGTACGGCGAGCACGCCCTCGCGGCCCAGCCGCAACGCGTGCTCGCGGGTCACCCTGATGAGGTCCCGCGCCTCGGCGAGCTCACCGGTGTGCACGAGGGCCTCGGCCAGGTCGCCGTGCCAGCGGCCCCGGGCCGGATCGGTGATGCCGAGCCCCAGCTCCAGGTCCCGCACCCGGCGCAGCGACCGGACCGTTCCGGGCGCGTCCCCGGCCACCAGCTGGGCGTGGCCGAGGGCGGCCAGGGCGCGCGATACGTACATCTGGTCGCCGTCCACCTCGGCGTGCTCCGCGGCCTCCCGGGCCAGGGCCAGCGCCCGGTCCACGTCCCCGCCGGCCGCCTCCGCGAACGAGGTGAGCAGCGCGGAGGCCACCTCGCCGATGCCGGAGTCGCGGGCCAGCCGCAGGCTCTCCCGGGCCAGGTCCAGGGCCCGTCCGCAGTGCCCGGAACGCAGTTCGGTCTCGGCGAGCAGCCGCAGGAAGTGCACCTCGCTCTCGACCATGCCGCGCCGCCGCACCTCGCGCAGCAGCGCGGTGACGGTGGTGCGGGCCTCGGCCAGCTGGTCGCTCATGAGCAGCCAGCGGAAGCGGACCAGGCCCGGCCCGTTGTGATGGCAGGCGACCTGCGGGTCCTGCGGTTCCCGCAGCGCCCGTTTGATGGTCGCGGGCGCGTCCGGGTGGCCCATCAGCGTCTCGGCCTGGGCCTGGAAGGCGAGCGCCAGGAGCTCGCTGCGCCGGTCACCGGCCCGGGCGGCCAGCTGTGCCGCGTGTGCCGCCTCCTCCCGGCCCTGCGCGAAGTCGCCCTGCACGACCAGGCCGCGCCAGGCCAGCTGGTAGTGGACCAGGGCGAGCAGGCCGGGGTCGTCGCCCGCGTCGGCGAGCGCCTGCGGGAACACGGCGTCGACGTCACCGAGGGCCTGACCGGCCGCCTCGATGACCACCATCCAGGCCCGCACCCGGTCGGCGGGCACGGTCGCCCGGGTCAGCACCTCACGGGCGATGTCCCGCGCGAGGTCCGCCTCGCCGGCGGTGATCGCGTCCTCGGCGGCCTGTAGACGCCGTTCGTCCGGTCCCGGCACGGTCTCGGCCGGGGTGTGCCGGGCCGCGAGCAGCCCGAGGGAGGCGGCCACCGAGGGGGCGCCCCGGTCCCGGGCCTGAGTGGCGGCCTCGCCGAGCCGGGCCGCCACCTCCGGGTCGGTGCCGGTGGTCGCCAGCGCCAGGTGCCGGGCCCGCTCGATCGGATCGGAGGCAGCGGTGGACAGCGCGGCGTGCACGGCCCGCCGCTCCTGCGCGGGCGCCTCCGCGTACAGGGCGGCCGAGATCAGCGGATGCGCGAACCGCAGGGCGGGCCCCTCCGGCTCCGTCGCCAGCAGCCCGAGGGCCGCCGCCTGGGCGGTCTCCGCCTCCGCGTTGTCCCGGCCGGCCGCGTGCAGCAGCGCCACCGTGGGACGCGCGCCGGCGCTGGCCACCAGGAGGGTGCGGCGGGCCTCGTCCGACAGCATCTCCAGCCGGCTGAGCACCAGGGCCCGCAGCGAGGTGGGCACGTGCAGCGGCTCGCCCGGCCGGGGCGGGGTCGGGTTCTCGGCCAGCGCCCGGCCCAGTTCCAGCGCGAAGAGCGGATTCCCGCCGCTGGTGCGGTGGATGTCCCGCACGGTCGAGCGGGGCAGGCCGGTGTAGCCGCGGTGGTCCAAAAGCTCGGCCACCTGGACGCGGGAGAGCGGGTTGAGCCGGACGGCGACGCTGTCCGGGGGCAACGCGCGTAGATGACGGTCGTACTCCTGTCCCTCGGTCCGTACCGCGCACAGCAGCTGGACCGGGGTGTCGCCGAGGCGGCGGGCGGCGAAGCCGAGCAGCTCCGCGCTGGCCGGATCCAGCCACTGGAGGTCGTCCGCGACGACCAGCACGGGCCCCTCCGTCGCGAGCGCGCGCAGGGTGGACAGGACCGCCAGACGCAACGCCAGCCCGTCCCGCTGGAGCGTCGACTCGCCCCGGCCGGTGAGCGCCGACTCCAGGGCGGTGCGCTGGGCGGCGGGCAGCCGCCCGGACACGCGGTCGACGACCAGGCCGAGGAGGTCGGCGAGGGCCAGGAAGGGGAGGTGGGATTCGGACTCGGTCGCCGAGCAGCGCAGGACGGTGCGGGCCGCGCCGGAGTATTCCGCCGCCAAAGTCCGCAGCACGGTCGACTTTCCTATTCCGGCCGGGCCGTGGAGCAGGACGCTGCCGCCGCGTACGAGCTGCTCACGCGCCGCCGTGGACAGCTCCTCCCTGCCGATCAGCAGCTCGGGGCGGCATCTGGCAGGCTCCTTGAAGTCCCGTCGCACGGTCACCGCTCCCTCCGCGTGTCGTGTCCTGGCCAATATTAGGCAACGGTCTTTGGAATTCGGATGGACGAGATGGTGAGGGAAATAACAACGTGACCGCATGGACAAATTCAAAGCGCCCGAGCATGGATAACCCACCGACGGATTCGACCCGGCCTACGGCGGCCGGCCTGCCCGACGTGCCGCGACGACAGCCTCCCCACGGGTACGCGTCCCAAGCTTCCGCACGGCCGGTCAGAGACAAGCCTTGACCGTCTCGGCGGTCCCGCCCGGCCGCGGGGGCCACCGCGTCGATCGCCCCGGCGGCCACACAGGCCGGCTCGTCCCGCTCGCGGCGCGCCGGGCGCACCTCGCGCGCCGCGGGCCCACCCGGCGCGGTCAGCGGCCCGCAGCCGGCCGGCGGCGCCGCGCGCACCGAGGGGTCGGTGATCCGCGGGGCCGGCGCCCGCAGTGCCGTGTGGGCCTTCCGTCCCTGTTCCCGGGCGGCGGTGCCGGCGGGGGGCCGGGGCCGAGTGCGCGCCGCCGGCGGCATGCGGCGCGCCTCGTCCCCGACCAGCAGCGCCTGCTCCACGTCCCGCGCGGCGTCCACCGCCGCGCCGAGGACACGGTCCCCGAACGGCCGGGTGCCGCGCAGGGCGCCGTACAGCACCGCCCGCACCCGGCGCCGTACGACGACCGGCACAGCCGGGACCGCCGGCACCGGACACAGCCCCTCCGCCGCGACGACGGTTCCGTGCTCATGGCTGATCTGCCGGGAGGAGGAGTGGTCCGGCACCGCGCAGGGGCGGGCCAGGGCCGGCACCTCGCCGCCGAGGCCGGTGCCCGCGGTCACCACGAGCGCGCGCGGGGCGGACGTGGCGGCGCGGTCCGGTTCGCTGACGCGCATCCGCCGCCTGCCGGGCTCCCCCAGACCGCCGAAGGCGACCGGCGGGCCGGTCGCACACCGCAGCCGCGCCGGCGCACCGCGGATCTCCACCGGCTGTGAGCCCGGCCGCGACATCGACTGCGACACCGGCGGTGACACCGGCGCTCGCCCCGGCTGCGACACCGGCTGCGAGGCCGGCTCCCGCCCCGGCTGCGACACCTCTGCTGCCACGTGCTCGTCCCTTCGCCGCGGCACACACCCCCGTTCGGGGGTAGTGAGACCCGCGTCACGGATTACACGATGGCAGAGAGCCGCCTGGCAATGGTGCCGGGACCGAGGAGGACGACAGATGACGACGCCGACGGAACTCTTCCGCAGCGCGCGGGACTTCCTGCTGGAACACCGCGAGGACTACGCCACGGCGTACGAGGGCTTCACCTGGCCCCGTCCCCGGCACTTCAACTGGGCGCTCGACTGGTTCGACGAGATCGCCCGGGGGAACGCCCGGACCGCGCTGCACATCGTCGAGGAGGACGGCAGCGAGGTCCGGCTTACCTTCGCCGAGATGGCCGAGCGGTCCAGCCGGGTCGCGAACCTGCTGCGCGAGCGCGGGGTCGGCGCCCAGGACCGGATCCTCGTCATGCTCGGCAACCAGGCCGAGCTGTGGGAGACGGCGCTCGCCGCCATGAAACTGCGGGCCGTCGTCATCCCGGCGACCCCGCTGCTCGGACCGGCCGACCTGCGCGACCGGGTCGAGCGCGGACGCGTGCGGCACGTCCTGGCCCGGGCCGAGGACGCCGGCACGTTCGACGAGGTGCCCGGCGACTACACCCGCACCGCCGTCGGGGGCGTACCGGAGGGCTGGCAGCCGTACGAGGACGCGTACGCCGCCTCCGCCGAGTTCCTGCCCGACGGACCGACCCTGGCCGACGACCCGCTGATGCTGTACTTCACCTCCGGCACGACGGCCCACCCCAAACTCGTCGAGCACACCCACGCCTCGTACCCGATCGGACACCTGGCGACCATGTACTGGATCGGTCTCCAGCCCGGCGACGTGCACCTGAACATCTCCTCGCCGGGCTGGGCCAAGCACGCCTGGTCCAACCTGTTCGCACCGTGGAACGCCGAGGCGACCGTCTTCCTGCACAACTACACGCGCTTCGACCCGGCCCGCCTGATGGCGGAGATGGACCGTGCGGGTGTGACCACGTTCTGCGCTCCGCCGACCGTGTGGCGCATGCTCATCCAGGCCGACCTGGCCCAGCTGCGCACCCCGCCGCGCGAGGCCGTGGCGGCCGGCGAGCCGCTCAACCCCGAGGTGATCGAGCAGGTCCGCCGGGCCTGGGGCGTCACCGTCCGGGACGGCTTCGGGCAGACCGAGACGGCGGTCCAGGTCTGCAACAGCCCGGGACAGCCGCTGAAGACCGGCTCCATGGGACGGCCCGGTCCGGGCTACCGGGTGGAGCTGCTCGACCCGGTGTCGGGCGCGCCCGGCGCCACCGAGGGCGAGATCGCGCTCGACCTGTCCGCGAAGCCCGTCGGCCTGATGACCGGCTACCACGGCGACCCCGACCGTACGGCCGAGGCGATGGCCGGCGGCTTCTACCGGACGGGGGACATCGGCTCCCGGGACGCCGACGGCCACCTCACCTACGTCGGGCGCGCCGACGACGTCTTCAAGGCCTCCGACTACAAGATCAGCCCCTTCGAGCTGGAGAGCGCGCTGCTGGAGCACGAGGCGGTGGCGGAGGCGGCCGTGGTGCCCGCGCCGGACGACCTGCGGCTGGCCGTGCCGAAGGCCTATGTGGTGGCGGCGGAGGGCTGGGAGCCCGGCCCCGACACCGCGAAGGTGCTCTTCGAGCACTCCCGTGAAGTCCTCGCGCCCTACAAGCGGATCCGCCGCCTGGAGTTCGCGCCCCTGCCCAAGACCGTCTCCGGCAAGATCCGCCGGATCGAGCTGCGCGAGGCCACGGCCGCGGGCTCGGACGCCGAGTACCGCGAGGAGGACTTCCGGTGAGCGCGCTCTCGTACACGCACGGACACACGCAGGCCGTATCAAGGACATGAGGAGGTGGCCCGGAGATCCGGGGCCGTGGAAGTGACCTGTGGTCGGGCGGCGTCCGGGCACGCCGAGGCCGGCGGAGGCGGTCCCCTCGCCGGCGTCGGACGGGGCACGGTCCCGCGTCGTCGTCGACGACGACGCGGGCGTGCGGGAATCCACCCGCCGCAGCGTGCGGCGGGCGGCCACCGAACCCGGGTACGTGCTCGGCCCGGCGGCAGGCTCCCCAGCCGTCCGGTGTCGTCGTGGTCCTCGCGGGTGCGGCGTGCCGGACGGCGTCCGGGAACCGACCGGCCGGCAGGGCCCGAGCAGCGCGAGGCAACCGAGATGCCGATCGTGCCCTTCAGCCGTTCCCGGACGTCGTGGCCCCGGTCCGCCGCCCCCTCGGCCCCCTGCCGGGAACGCTCCCACCGCGCGGCGGGAGGCGCGCGGCGGCCGATCCCTTACCCGGCCGCACTCCGGTGAGCTGGCCCTTCGACATCCCGTTCAACTCGATCAGTTCCACAGGGTTGTCAGGGTCATGAGGCGCTCTTACAGTCCCCACAAAACCCCCCGCGTGGGAGCGCTCCCACCCGCAGACGCGGGAGCGCTCCCACGTGCGTGACCCGACCCGGTCGTCCCTCCCAGAGAGGCCCCCATGCGATCGTCACCCCACCGCCCCCGCACCCTGCGCGGCCTGTGCGGCGCGCTGCTCACCGCTCTCGCCACCGTGGCCGCCCTGATGACCGCCGCACCGGCGGCGCGGGCCGACACCACGCTCTGCGAGCAGTACGGCACGACCGTCATCCAAGGGCGCTACGTCGTCCAGAACAACCGCTGGGGCACCGGCGCCACGCAGTGCGTCACCGCCACCGACACCGGCTTCCGGATCACCCAGGCCGACGGCTCCGTGCCCACCAACGGCGCGCCGAAGTCGTACCCGTCCGTCTTCAACGGCTGCCACTACACCACCTGCTCGCCCGGAACCAGCCTGCCCGCCCGGATCAGCGGCATCACCAGCGCGCCCAGCAGCATCTCCTACGGCTATGTCGACGGTGCCGTGTACAACGCCTCGTACGACATCTGGCTGGACCCGACGCCCCGCACCGACGGGGTGAACCGCACCGAGATCATGATCTGGTTCAACCGGGTCGGCCCGATCCAGCCGATCGGCTCCCAGGTCGGCACGGCCACCGTGGGCGGGCGCACCTGGCAGGTGTGGACGGGCAGCAACGGATCCAACGACGTGATCTCCTTCGTCGCCCCGTCGGCGATCACCAGCTGGAGCTTCGACGTCATGGACTTCGTCCGGCAGACCGTCTCCCGCGGGATGGCGCAGAACGACTGGTACCTGACCAGCGTGCAGGCCGGGTTCGAGCCCTGGCAGAACGGCACGGGGCTCACGGTGAACTCCTTCTCGTCGACCGTCGTCACCGGCACCCCGGGCGGCCCGGGCGGCCCGGGCGGTCCCGGGGAGCCCGCGGCGGGCTGCCGGGTGACGTACGCGACGAACGTCTGGACCGGGGGCTTC carries:
- a CDS encoding serine protease, translating into MFGLNRAKKTAAVVAATAAAAATALLGAPAAVAAPQPIVGGTTTTTTAYPFMMQITDASQNQFCGGTLVSPTKVVTAAHCMVGETTSGVRVVGGRTYLNGTNGTVARVSKIWIHPSYTDATNGDDVAVLTLSTSMPYTTASYVSSSQTSVYAAGTTARIVGWGTTSAGGSSSNQLRTATVPTVSNTSCASSYGSDFIASEMVCAGYTSGGVDTCQGDSGGPLLIGGVLAGITSWGEGCAAAGYPGVYTRLTTFSSLVTTQVNS
- a CDS encoding AMP-binding protein; this translates as MTTPTELFRSARDFLLEHREDYATAYEGFTWPRPRHFNWALDWFDEIARGNARTALHIVEEDGSEVRLTFAEMAERSSRVANLLRERGVGAQDRILVMLGNQAELWETALAAMKLRAVVIPATPLLGPADLRDRVERGRVRHVLARAEDAGTFDEVPGDYTRTAVGGVPEGWQPYEDAYAASAEFLPDGPTLADDPLMLYFTSGTTAHPKLVEHTHASYPIGHLATMYWIGLQPGDVHLNISSPGWAKHAWSNLFAPWNAEATVFLHNYTRFDPARLMAEMDRAGVTTFCAPPTVWRMLIQADLAQLRTPPREAVAAGEPLNPEVIEQVRRAWGVTVRDGFGQTETAVQVCNSPGQPLKTGSMGRPGPGYRVELLDPVSGAPGATEGEIALDLSAKPVGLMTGYHGDPDRTAEAMAGGFYRTGDIGSRDADGHLTYVGRADDVFKASDYKISPFELESALLEHEAVAEAAVVPAPDDLRLAVPKAYVVAAEGWEPGPDTAKVLFEHSREVLAPYKRIRRLEFAPLPKTVSGKIRRIELREATAAGSDAEYREEDFR
- a CDS encoding LuxR family transcriptional regulator, producing the protein MTVRRDFKEPARCRPELLIGREELSTAAREQLVRGGSVLLHGPAGIGKSTVLRTLAAEYSGAARTVLRCSATESESHLPFLALADLLGLVVDRVSGRLPAAQRTALESALTGRGESTLQRDGLALRLAVLSTLRALATEGPVLVVADDLQWLDPASAELLGFAARRLGDTPVQLLCAVRTEGQEYDRHLRALPPDSVAVRLNPLSRVQVAELLDHRGYTGLPRSTVRDIHRTSGGNPLFALELGRALAENPTPPRPGEPLHVPTSLRALVLSRLEMLSDEARRTLLVASAGARPTVALLHAAGRDNAEAETAQAAALGLLATEPEGPALRFAHPLISAALYAEAPAQERRAVHAALSTAASDPIERARHLALATTGTDPEVAARLGEAATQARDRGAPSVAASLGLLAARHTPAETVPGPDERRLQAAEDAITAGEADLARDIAREVLTRATVPADRVRAWMVVIEAAGQALGDVDAVFPQALADAGDDPGLLALVHYQLAWRGLVVQGDFAQGREEAAHAAQLAARAGDRRSELLALAFQAQAETLMGHPDAPATIKRALREPQDPQVACHHNGPGLVRFRWLLMSDQLAEARTTVTALLREVRRRGMVESEVHFLRLLAETELRSGHCGRALDLARESLRLARDSGIGEVASALLTSFAEAAGGDVDRALALAREAAEHAEVDGDQMYVSRALAALGHAQLVAGDAPGTVRSLRRVRDLELGLGITDPARGRWHGDLAEALVHTGELAEARDLIRVTREHALRLGREGVLAVLDRAEAQVRAARGEHEAALAQLTSAQDRLAKLGYGLEEARAAFALAALRTRRPGPASYDEAARLFRRCRALPWLRQVEAAAVPAPAEPVVAPSPALDALDGLAAMERQVAALVMEGATNREIAGRLFISVKTVEATLTRVYRKLGIRSRVDIVRLAAGRRPT
- a CDS encoding cellulose binding domain-containing protein, producing MRSSPHRPRTLRGLCGALLTALATVAALMTAAPAARADTTLCEQYGTTVIQGRYVVQNNRWGTGATQCVTATDTGFRITQADGSVPTNGAPKSYPSVFNGCHYTTCSPGTSLPARISGITSAPSSISYGYVDGAVYNASYDIWLDPTPRTDGVNRTEIMIWFNRVGPIQPIGSQVGTATVGGRTWQVWTGSNGSNDVISFVAPSAITSWSFDVMDFVRQTVSRGMAQNDWYLTSVQAGFEPWQNGTGLTVNSFSSTVVTGTPGGPGGPGGPGEPAAGCRVTYATNVWTGGFTADVTITNTGPSPVEPWRLAFTLPAGQRITQAWNATVSPSSGTVTANALAHNGTIAPGGSRTFGFQGTYSGTFAQPTGSALNGTACA